CCTGTTACTCAGTGTAGTCACGGTTCATCCCTGAGCCCTGACGTACTGGGGCCGGAAGGTTTGTGAATCATTCAGGACAGAACCATTGCTTGCTTTGCACAGGTCTTCTACCTCCGTGAGCTAAAAATaccattttgtcttatttttatcatCGCAACCTGAGAGTAAAAATATGGAGGAAAGGAgaataggagggaaaaaagagagacgTTCAGAAGTCAGTTAATTGTTCAAAATCACGCGGTCCCGTCGGAAGCACTACTGCAGGGCGGCTTTCTGTGCCCCGTCGTCGGACCTAAGCCTCACATCGCTGTGTACTCGGGGTTCCTCTGCCTCCAGTTTGGGGTTCAGCATGAAACAGTCATTTCTCGGAAACGATCCGTGAATAGCCAACACCTGACTTGGCCTGGTCCAGTTACAGTGCCCGAGGAGAAATGCATTTTTCTACTTGGTGCGTTTATCATCCTTGACGTGATGAAGGAATTGCCTTCATTCGaggattttctctttctctctctgagtctGTGCGTTTTTTTCCCAGGTGGTGTTCCATCTCTGATTGGTGGCCTTTTTGTTGGATTTCTGGCTGGCTATGGAGCTTACCGGGTCTCCAATGACAAGCGAGATGTAAAAGTGTCGCTGTGTGAGTAAGGCGTTTTCCCAGTTATGGAGAATCGAAGTTTAGGGGTAGCTTTTGATACCTTTCCTAGAGGTCCTAGAAAATACTGGTCAGGTGGCGGGCGGCCACTGCGTGGGTGGGGACTGAACACCATCCTTGTTCCTTTCTACACAGACACCATCAAAAATAACAATGTTGCTACCAGGCCTTCCAACTCAGAAGAATATTGCTATAAAATTTGTTActggagaaatgaaataaaattagaagtagTAAGGAATTATGCCAAGGTTTTCTGTTAACACTTCTAAATGCATATTAGCATAGTTTGTGTGACTGAAAATTCCTAAGAAGAGACAGCCTTGCGTTCTCTTATTTAATTCAAGAATGGCTTTTAGATCCAGCTTTGCTTTAATCTTTAATCCAGAAAAGCAAGGCTGATCCTTTTTTGGCTTCATCCCTTGCTGGGCTTAGTAGGAGAATGTTCacaggaaagatggaaaaaaccTGTGTGTGTTTAAAGCCCCAGGGTGCTTGGCTTTCTTCTTTCTGGGTTGAAAGAGATACAGTGGAGGCTGGGGAAACTACAGCAAGGAAATGGTCTCTGTTTAATTTGATGATTGTTCCAAGTGCCTGGTGGAGGGAGTGGTGAGgtggaagaaaataacaaaggaagACATTGTAACTGTTCAATAtttaagggagagaaaaagattaagtggaatttttttcttattttaaataggaGCTagggaatatttttaataatgaaattatgtcagaagataaaaatatatcaGCAAGGTATAGATATATTGGGTTTCTTACTCAGATGCACTTAAATAATTAACATACGTTTATTGtcgatcatttttttttaatatcagcaaGTGGTTTTTCCTTGCAAGTTGTTCTTAAATTGTGACATCAGTGCTCTGATCTCTTATGTGAAACTGCCCATCTCTTGGTTCAGCTTGTAAAAGGCTGGGATGATGCCTTtgaatttaatattattattagaCTGTTGTTTTTTAGTCTCCAGGCATCATATTTCCTGAAATGGAATGCTACAAAATACAAATGGCCAGCCTTTTCCTAGTATTGTTTTATTAATGAGGTCTtactttaaagatttattttagaaaCGAATTCTTTTCCTAACGTTCTATTAACTAGCCATTTAGGGGATGGCTCCTGTGGGTCCAGGTGTACTGCTGAGTGTTCCTGAGGCAACTTGGATAAGACACTGTCCTGACCCTCCAGGAGTGtcctaaaaatagaaatttaagtcagaaaaagactttttcttttgaagatgtTTCAGGAATGAATTTCAACATGCTGGTTTACTCAGAAACCTTTTTGATAAGCTAGTTTATGAAGTGTTTTAATAGGgcactttattttttcaagaaaacacCAACTCAATACCTATATGTAATAAAGAGTAATTATATTAGAAAGCCGAAAtgatcttttcccttttattgcctttttttttttttttttttgccttcttcccccccccccttttttttttcacaagcaAGCATTGATAACATGTTTGAAACTCTGGCTCACGCACTGGTTTGGTTTTTAGTTACAGCTTTCTTCCTGGCCACCATAATGGGAGTGAGGTTTAAGAGGTCCAAGAAAATAATGCCAGCTGGGCTGGTTGCAGGTTTAAGGTAAgaaaaacgattttgagctatATACTTTGCCATCCTTTTGAAGTATGAGTTTTTAGCAAACATCAGTTTTAATTTGAAAGgtcaaagtaatttttattacaatCAGCACGACTataaaaaaccttaaaattgATTCATGCATTCTGTCAGTTGTTGGTGTTTATGTGCACATGCACGGTTTTATCAAATACCCTTAGGGTAACTCTAGTATCTGATCACATGTACACACTTACCGTTTTCCGAATAAAGAACTAAATTCAGCCTCAGTTTTTCCTCAAGATTTATCCATCTGAGACagtaaattattcatttaaatctGACATTCAGTATTACTTAGAGAGTTGGACAGAGTGACAGTCTGTTGCAGTGATTTTGAGTTTCTAAGGGAgaaaacttaatattttttaaaaatgtaaatagggAGCTTCAGGTTTCTCTGTTTGATCCCAGTAATTCTATCCCAGAGATGAGGCACACTAGCAAGTAAAAAGTTATGCTTAACATTTTTAGTTCTTCCTGGAAGCTGCCTTTACATGTTGAAACGTATATATAAGTTCATGTCCTTTGATGTACGTTTTCACTTTGTGGAATTTATTCCAAAAGAATGAGATGCATACAAAGACTGATATTTATTGCCACTTTATTTCTAGTGGAAAACTTGATGacctgaaaaaattagaaaacagctTAAAAATTCACCAGTCAGGAAGTGTTTCAATCAGTGTTTTGTTCACTTAATGGAATATTGAGCGAGTTATTACatgtcatgtttttaaaaactatttagtGGCATTGGAAAATATTAGTGACATgataggaaaggaaaacagaataagaaaccaTAGTGTGATCTCAAGTTTTAAAAAGCTGGTGTATAAAAAAACAACCTAAGAAAGAAATACTTCAAATTGTTACACTTTCTAGACAGTAACGCAATGGggaattttctcctttctaattttccctgtattttctaGTGTGGCTGTGTGGAATGTTTATGATTTGGAAGGCAAGTGTGATTATAAAGGACTGCTTCCATATATGCACGTATatcatgactgaaacattacaccatacaccagaaactgacacaacattgtaaactgattatacttcaataaaaagaaaaaaaccatgacacaacattgtaaaatgactataactcaataaaaaatgtttatatggaaaaaaaaaacatatatccatggaaaaaacaaacaaaaaaaaaccccaacaacaacaaaaaagaaaaaaccagaagGCACTTTCTTGGCCCAATAAAGGACATTTCAGAAAACCCACAGAAATCGCATATCTAACAATGAAACTTTAACAGGGTCCTCTGTAGGGAGAGGTTCAGTATACACATGCCTGTTTTCGTCATTTCTGTTCTGCATTGTTCTGGAGATCCTTACATagtaaatcaagaaaaataataataaaaggtaaagggttgggggaaaaaataaacattgctTTCTAATTATAGCTCTGTTCTAAAAATGGTACTTATTGGTAGAAAGACTCAGAAGTAGGGTTTACAGGTCAAGAAGACGTGCAGGTTGTAATAACGACATCCCCAAATCGCGTGTTGAttcgttttttttttcaagttgctTGCCTTTACTAGCTTTTGAaagttttgtgtttctttccaaaCCTTTCTCTTATCAAAGTCCAACCTAGATTTTCAGAACAGtgaattctgatttttctccttcattcactGAACGTTTTTAAGTGTCTCCTTCCTTCAGGTCTGGGAAGTTGGGGTACAAGGATGGTGAGAGCACCCCTGctccagggagagaggcagggcagaAGGCTGGGGTTGAGGAGCACTCAGGTTAGGTGGGCACACAGCCCATCTGTACCCTTCTGTCTTGGGCTGCCTGAGACttaccctccctctccctgtctttccCTTTCATCCAGCCTCATGATGATCCTGAGACTCGTCTTACTGCTGCTCTGAGGATCCAGAGGAATTGAAAACTTAAGATCATGTCATTCGCTGTAACGGGCAGAGCCTACTCCTTgtattgaaaagatacatttcaATATGGAATGTTCAGTATGGTCTTATCTTGTTAGAAACTGCAAAAGAAACTGTCACCTGTAATATAGACATGagtttgagggattttttttttaaataaatagtttaaCTGTTTTCTAATTGTCAGGTACTGGGTTTGTTAAAGATATTTAATACATCACGATACACTATTTCATTTGCTGTGTctagtttatattatatatatgtggtCTTTTTTGATTGTTACAAATAATCATGTCTGAAGTAAGTTTAAATTAAACTACAGCTTATCAGATGATGGAACGCCCTAAGTGGGCTTCACAAATGCTAATGTGtctatttgtcatttgtgttttattcaaaattatattttttccattttaattgtattACTGCGAgtggttttttcctttaaaagaaacttaaaaaaaaaaaaaggacaaatgaacttatatataaaacagaaacagactcaccgacatagaatacagacttgtggttgccagacgggagaggagtgggaagggataaactgggagtttgagatttgcagatactgacaggtatatataaaatagataaacaagtttatactgtatagcacagggaaatatattcaatatcttgtagtagtttacagtgaaaaagaatatgaaaatgaatatatgtgtatccatgtatgacattgtgctgtataccagaaattgacacattgtaaactgactatacctcaattaaaaaaaataaataaacaaaaacttcatCCTCGACAAACTGTGTACTAACAGAATGTCTTCAGTATTCAAATAAAAGCATTCTGTTTTAAACCTGTTTCTCTCATTTTAGCCTCTTCTCTATGGACtcaaatcatttttaacttttaagtgcTCAATTATTAATGAAGGAGATTGGTAAGGAGGGTTATTGGAGCCAGAACTCTTCCTCAGGAGCACATATTCTGTCTCTGAAACAGTAATAATCCTGAGACGAAAGTGATTTTGTCTCCAACCACTACTTCTTTCTCGGCATGGTTATCAATTTACGTCCAGGGCACTTGCCTATAGGTGAGTCCCCCCAGCCCAGTTCTCCCACCGACTGCTCTCTGCCCTTTACAAGGTCATGTCCCATCTCTGGGACTCACTTTCTCCTCCTAGAGAAGGAATTTGGACTAAATGATCGACCAGACTCCTTAAAGCTCTAAACGTCTGCAATTCTGGTCCTGTTGGCTCCACTTGCACAGTGGTGTCAAGATTTCAAACCATTCTTTCCAAAACATGCTGGGTAGAGTCTCCACTGATAACAGCAGAGTTGATAAGGTTGTGTTCAGTTACCTTTCCCAACTGACCTTCAAGGAGGTTGTTAAATTTTCAGTGATGATTCAATTAAggggagaatgaaaaaaaaaaaaaaagcctattcgTTTAACCAAATCAGAAACCCAGAGAGAATCTTTTGATACACTTTTAAatatcctgctttaaaaaaaaaatcctgctaatTGTAATGGTGCCAAACAGGTTGTTACACAAGCAAGACTGGGGACACAGTGGTTATTGGAGTCTCTGTGCACATGTGGAAGGACCTTCTGATTTGGATGGACAGCAGTTTGTGCTCAGACTATCTATGATGCTAAGAAATGTGAAATGGATTCTATCTGTAGAAGACTCTAGTGATTGGCAGTTTAAGAAGCTAGTTTAAAGCTATGCCGTGTCCTGGACTTTTCCAGAGGAGGTGGAAGTGGGTGATGGTTGATCTATGTGTGGttgtttctttggtttatttgctttaaaagaaatctttggtATCTGTCGGTTTACTTATGATTTTACTCTTTGGCAGTAAGTAGAATGCAGAAGAATTTTCATTTGGATGATTCTGATTACTtggtattttcctgttttatgaaaaacagaagaagcaTTGTCTGATTTACAGATAAGTATTAGGTAGTTTTATTTCCTtaggctttttattattttattaaaatggccttgtgatttcttttctggGCAGTGCTGCAAATGTAAAGTGAAGTATTTCCTGAGTTCTTTAGACCGCTTCATTTGTTAATGCTCAGCTATTATTGTACCCATGTTTTTAAGAGACATGCCATGTTCAAATTTGAATATATTCTTCACGACCTCAGTGGAATCTTCATCTAATGGAGGTTTCCTCTGGCTTCCAGGCTGGAGAAATTTGTTAATTGTGGGAATGGAGCTGATTCTGGCCTTAAATTCCTAAAATGCAAATGTATACTGTCCGTGAGAAGAGATTAtggcaaaataaacaaaagataaacGGGACCCATTTTTGTATATgagaaaaaatgttgaaaatgtacatttctcATTGCCGGTAGAAGTGGGggataaaaatggaatttttacaCATTGTGTGGCATTGCAAAGCGATGCCTGGCAGAACACAAGCTAGCAATATTTCTCAAGGAACACAGAAATGTTAATAGGCTCAAACCACATGATCCCATTTGTAAGATTGTATCCTAATATAATCTTGAATGTGGAAAAATTCATATCCATGAAGATGCtgttgcaacattatttacagaagCAGATATTCCAGAGTATCCTGATGTATTGCTAATAAACCAAAatcctcatttttctcatgttataaacatttttcatgtcATGTAATCTCTGAAAAACGTAACTTCAAGTGGCGGCATAAAATTCAAGACATTTCTCAGGTattgaatatttaggttgtttatgATCATCACTATTTAAAGTTATCCTGAGCACAATGAACAGaatattatataatgatgaaaaatgaaaaaatacagtaCACTTCATTGTCTAAAAGTGAGCCAAACTAAGTAACAATACCAAAACGTGCTTGTGTGTAATGTAACATGAAGTGGAAAAGTGAGGCTGCAGAGTTATCATGACTTAGATTACAGCTATTTTAAatcagcatatttttaaaaggttataaaGGAATCCACAACATAGCACAGTGTTCTAGAACTCAGGCAGTTAGGTCAGGCAGACCAAGGTTTGAGTCCCACTCCTGCCACCTACTAACAGGGTGACCTCAGGAaagttagttaacctctctgagtcttgtCTCCTATCTACTCTGAGgatggaataaaataaatgggGTAAAGTGTGTGCAGTGCTGGTACAAG
The Camelus ferus isolate YT-003-E chromosome 20, BCGSAC_Cfer_1.0, whole genome shotgun sequence genome window above contains:
- the TMEM14A gene encoding transmembrane protein 14A; the encoded protein is MDLVGFGYAALVTFGSILGYKRRGGVPSLIGGLFVGFLAGYGAYRVSNDKRDVKVSLFTAFFLATIMGVRFKRSKKIMPAGLVAGLSLMMILRLVLLLL